GGCAAGCACATCGTCTTCGCCCTGGGCCGGCTGGTCCCCTACAAAGGCTTCCGGACCCTGGTCAAGGCTGCCAGCCACCTGGGTCCCGACTACCAGATCCTGATCGGCGGCACGGGGCCGCTGTACGATTCCCTCCAGAAGTCCATCGAGGCCCTGGGCCTGCAGGACCGCATCAAGCTGCTGGGCTTCGTGGACGGCGCCCACCTGCCCGTGCTGTTCGGCGCCTGCGACGTGTTCGTGCTCAGCTCGGACCAGAAGACGGAGGCGTTCGGCATCGTCCAGATCGAGGCCATGTCCTGCGGCAAGCCGGTCGTGGCCACGGAAATCCCCCAGTCCGGCGTCTCCTGGGTCAACCGGGAGGGCGTGTCCGGCCTCAACGTCCCGCCGGGCAACAGCCTCGCGATGGCGGAGGCGATCCGCCGCATCTGCCGCAACCCGGACGACTACCTGCAGTTCGCCGCCGGCGCCATGGAGCGCTACGAAGAGCTCTTTACTTCCCGTAGAATGATAGATAAAGTGATTCAAGTATATGAACAAAAAGATTAAACCGTTGCTGCTGGCAGCCGGAGTGCTGCTGACAGCCTGCTCCACGCCCAACAAGCTGGGGTTCCTCCGCGATCTGGAGTACAACATCCCTTTCGAGGCGGCTCCCGCCCCGGAACTGACACTCAAGGTCGATGACCGCATCACCATCCAGGTGTTCAGCGACGAACCCGCCCTGGCCGCGCCTTTCAATGCGATCAGCGTGACCGAAGCGGAAACGGCCGACCTGCTGACCATCACCTACGGGGTGGATGTCCGCGGTGACATCGATTTCCCGGTCTTGGGTTCGCTTCACGTCGAAGGCCTGACCCTCAAGCAGGTCCAGGACGAGATTGCCCGGCAGATCCGGGAACGGGGTTATATCAAGGATCCCGTGGTCAAGGCGGAGCTGGTCAACTTCACCATCACGGTCATCGGTGAGATGGGCTCCCTCCTGCTCCCGGTCGAAAGCAACAGCATCAACATTTTCCAGGTGCTGGCCCAGGTCGAGAGCATCAACACGGAGAAGTCCAAGATTCCCGACGTCATGGTCGTCCGCACCGAAAACGGCAAGCGGGAGGCCTTCTCGGTGAACCTGCAGAGCAAGGACATCTACAGTTCTCCCGTATTCTATCTCCAGCAGAACGACATGGTGTACGTACAGCCGCGCGGACTGAGGCTCTCCAGCGGCGGCGATGCCTTCGTGCAGATCTTCGCCCCGGTCGTCTCCGCCATCGCCTCTGTTGCATATATCCTGATCTGGACAGCCCGATAGCCCTATGAAAACAGCACCTAGAAAAGTAACCCGTAACGAACAGGTCAACCTGGTCGACCTGTTCTACTACCTGATCGGCAACTGGTATTGGTTCCTCCTGTGCGTCCTCCTCGCCCTGGGGGTCGCCTATTACCGCTACTCCCGGATGCCGTTCGTATACAGCAGCGGCGTGACCGCCATCATCAAGAATCCGGGCGACGAACTCCGCACCGCCCGGCTCGAGACCTACGACCAGATGATCAACAAGGTCTCCGTCACGAACGAGCAGCTCCAGCTCCGTTCCCTGACGATCATGACCGAGGTCGTCAAGGCCCTGGACGCTGACGTCAACTACCTGGACCGCATCAAGTTCCGTGACGTCGAACTCTACACCTCCCAGTCTCCGGTCCGCATGGCGTTCAACCGCGAGAAGAGCGATCCCGGCTCGGTCAGCGTGACCGTGATCCCGGAAGATGCCGGTCACATCCGGCTCCAGACTTCCGCCGGCTCCCAGCTCGTGGCGCTGGGCGACACCGTCGCCCTCGGCCGCGGCAAGGTCGTCTTCCTCCCCACGGCCCGCTACTCGCCGGACCAGTACGGCCAGTCCATCCGGATCCAGAAGATTCCGGTCAACTGGGCCGCCCAGGCGTACATCTCCCGCCTGTCGATCGCGCACGACAAGCAGATCCTCACGCTGGTCGAGCAGGATTACAACGCGCAGCGTGCCGCCGACATCATCAACATGCTCGTGGTCAAGTACAACGAGGCGGCCATCCGCGAGAAGAACCGCGTCGCCGTACACACCGAGGACTTCATCAATGAGCGCCTGGCGATCATCGAGGAGGAGCTGGGCGGCGTCGAAGGCGAACTCGCCCGCTTCAAGAGTTCCAACAAGATCATGGACGTGGACTACACGGCCAACATGTATCTGGGCGACAGCCGCGGCTACAACGCCGAAATCGTGGCGGTGGAGACCAAGCTGGCCCTGTCCAACTACCTCAAGGACCACGTCGTGAGCGGCGCCGAATCCTACCGCCTGATTCCGGGCAACATGGGCTTGGAAGACAACTCGATGGACGAGGTGATCGCCCGCTACAACGACCTCGTGCTGCAGCGCGACCGCCTGGTCGCGGCCAGCAGCACGACCAGCCCGGCCGTCCTGAAGCTGGAGAACACGCTCGGCTCGCTGCGCTCCAACATCCTGGGCATGATCTCGAACCTGCAGACGAGCCTGGAAATCCAGCGCCGCGACCTCTCCGACCGCGAGCGCAACGCCGTCGCGAAATTCTCTTCGATGCCGACCAAGGAGCGCCAGATGCTCGAGATCCAGCGCCAGCAGTCCATCAAGCAGGAGCTCTACCTCTTCCTCCTCAACAAACGGGAAGAGAACGCCCTCTCGCAGGCCATGGCGGACGACAACATCCGCGTCGTCGACCCGGCCGTCGCCAACCTGACGCCGACCTCGCCGCAGCGCATGAAGATCGTCATGCTCGCCATCCTCATCGGCCTGCTCATCCCGGGCGTCATCCTGATCGCGCGCCTGTTCCTGGACACCAAGATCCGTACGCGCAAGGAGATCGAGGAGAACATCGACGTGCCTTTCCTCGCAGAAATCCCGCTCAACGGCACCCTGCGCGGCATCGTCTTCAAGCAGGGCAAGCACAAGCAGGGACACGACGACCCGTCGCCGTTCGTCTACGACCCGACCTCGCACACGGTCTTCACCGAGGCCATGCGCATGCTCTGTACGAACCTCAGCTTCCTGGATTCGGGCAAGAAGGCGCCGTTCGTCATCGCGACGACGTCCTATTCCTCCTCCTCCGGCAAGACGTTCATCACCGCCAACATGGCGTCCTGCCTGGCCGACGCGCAGAAGCGCGTCATCCTGGTCGACACCGACATGCGCAAGCGCTCCCTGTCGGGCGTGTTCGCGCTGAAGCACAAGACCAAGGGCCTGTCGAACTACCTGTATGACCTTGACCTGACGCTTGACGACATCCTCTTCAAAGATGTCAAGTCCGGCATCGACTTCATCCCCGCCGGCGCCGTCCCGCCCAACCCGACCGAACTGCTGGGCCGCCCGCGCCTCGAGGAACTCATCGAGGCCCTGCGCCAGAAGTATGACTACATCCTGCTTGACGGCGTGCCTATCCAGATGCTGGCCGACCCGATCGTGCTGAACCGCGTGGTGGACATCAACCTGTTCATCCTCCGCAGCGGCCAGCTCGACCGCCGTATCCTCCCGCAGCTGGACGAGCTCAACGACAAGCACCATCTGCACAACATGGCCATCGTCTTCAACGGGCCGCAGATCAAGAAGCGCCGCGGCTACGGCTTCGGCTCCTACGGATACGGATACGGTTATGGCTACGGCTATGGCTACGGATACGGCTACGGTTATGGAGACGAGCCCAAGAAGAAACGCTTCCTGGGAATCTTTAAACGCAAATAGAAATGACCATTGCAGTCGATTTCGACGGCACCATCGTCGAGAACAAGTACCCGGAGATCGGGAAGGAACTCCCCTTTGCCATCCACACCCTGCAGCTCCTGCAGGAGGAGGGCAACCGGCTGATCCTTTTCACTTCCCGCGAGGGGGACCTGCTCGACGAGGCGATCGCCTTCTGTCACGAACGGGGGCTGGACTTCTATTCCGTCAACAGCAATGACCCGCCGGAGGCCATGTTCCCGCGCCACTCCGCCAAGGTAATCGCGGACGTCTACATCGACGACCGCAACCTGGGCGGGCTGCCCGACTGGAACACGATCTACGAAATGATCGGCCTCAAGCGCGCGGAACGCCGCGAGAAGCGGAGGCGCCACAGCCGCTGGCCCTGGAAGAAGTAAGCCGCTCCGACAACCGACGGGGCATCTCCGAATTGGCCGTCCTGCATTTGCAGGGCGGCCTTTTTTTATTATCTTTGTGGATACGACTAAAACTTTCTATCACAGACTATGTTCAAAGGACATCCCAAAGGTCTCTATGCCTTAGCCCTCGCCAACACCGGCGAGCGTTTTGGTTACTACACCATGCTGGCCATCTTCATGCTGTTCCTCCAGGCCAAGT
The sequence above is a segment of the Bacteroidales bacterium WCE2004 genome. Coding sequences within it:
- a CDS encoding polysaccharide export outer membrane protein translates to MNKKIKPLLLAAGVLLTACSTPNKLGFLRDLEYNIPFEAAPAPELTLKVDDRITIQVFSDEPALAAPFNAISVTEAETADLLTITYGVDVRGDIDFPVLGSLHVEGLTLKQVQDEIARQIRERGYIKDPVVKAELVNFTITVIGEMGSLLLPVESNSINIFQVLAQVESINTEKSKIPDVMVVRTENGKREAFSVNLQSKDIYSSPVFYLQQNDMVYVQPRGLRLSSGGDAFVQIFAPVVSAIASVAYILIWTAR
- a CDS encoding capsular exopolysaccharide family, which translates into the protein MKTAPRKVTRNEQVNLVDLFYYLIGNWYWFLLCVLLALGVAYYRYSRMPFVYSSGVTAIIKNPGDELRTARLETYDQMINKVSVTNEQLQLRSLTIMTEVVKALDADVNYLDRIKFRDVELYTSQSPVRMAFNREKSDPGSVSVTVIPEDAGHIRLQTSAGSQLVALGDTVALGRGKVVFLPTARYSPDQYGQSIRIQKIPVNWAAQAYISRLSIAHDKQILTLVEQDYNAQRAADIINMLVVKYNEAAIREKNRVAVHTEDFINERLAIIEEELGGVEGELARFKSSNKIMDVDYTANMYLGDSRGYNAEIVAVETKLALSNYLKDHVVSGAESYRLIPGNMGLEDNSMDEVIARYNDLVLQRDRLVAASSTTSPAVLKLENTLGSLRSNILGMISNLQTSLEIQRRDLSDRERNAVAKFSSMPTKERQMLEIQRQQSIKQELYLFLLNKREENALSQAMADDNIRVVDPAVANLTPTSPQRMKIVMLAILIGLLIPGVILIARLFLDTKIRTRKEIEENIDVPFLAEIPLNGTLRGIVFKQGKHKQGHDDPSPFVYDPTSHTVFTEAMRMLCTNLSFLDSGKKAPFVIATTSYSSSSGKTFITANMASCLADAQKRVILVDTDMRKRSLSGVFALKHKTKGLSNYLYDLDLTLDDILFKDVKSGIDFIPAGAVPPNPTELLGRPRLEELIEALRQKYDYILLDGVPIQMLADPIVLNRVVDINLFILRSGQLDRRILPQLDELNDKHHLHNMAIVFNGPQIKKRRGYGFGSYGYGYGYGYGYGYGYGYGYGDEPKKKRFLGIFKRK